Genomic window (Cellulosilyticum lentocellum DSM 5427):
TAGATGCACTTGTTGCATTAGGACAGGAGATTGGCGTAGACATTCGTCTTCAGCATCAAGATATTTTTGACAATATGCACCGTATTTAAAACATTCAGGGGAAATGATGTGAGAAGGTGTTTTCAAAAAGAAAGGAATAAAAACCATGATTTCAAGATATGAAGTGCAAGAAACCAATAAAATGATTCAAGAAGATAATTTAGATATTCGTACCATTACCATGGGTATTAATTTGATGGATTGTATATCAGATGATATGAATAAACTATGTGATAATATCTACGAAAAAATCACAAGCAAAGCTGAGCATTTAGTAGAAACAGGAGAAATAATCTCTAAGAAGTATGGCATTCCTATTGTTAATAAACGTATTTCAGTTACACCTATTGCTTTAGTAGGTGGAGCTACTAAAGCTAATTCATATGTACCTATTGCTAAAGCCTTAGACCGTGCGGCACAAACCGTAGGTGTTAACTTTATTGGGGGTTTTTCGGCTCTTGTGCATAAAGGATGCTCAAATGCAGATAATGTGCTTATAGAGTCTATTCCAGAAGCACTCGCGGTAACACAGAATGTATGTTCATCTGTGAATGTAGGAACAACACGTACAGGTATTAATATGGATGCTGTTAAACGTATGGGTGAAATTATTAAATTAACCGCAGAGCGTACAGCAGACCGTGGTAGCATTGGTTGTGCTAAACTAGTTGTCTTCTGTAATGCACCAGAAGATAATCCATTTATGGCAGGTGCTTTTCATGGTGTAGGTGAAAGAGATACCGTTATTAATGTGGGTGTTAGTGGCCCGGGTGTTGTAAAAAAAGCACTAGAGACTGCAAGAGGTGCTGATTTCGAAACTTTATGTGAAACTATTAAACGTACAGCTTTCAAGATTACAAGAGCAGGGCAAATGGTAGCCAAAGAGGCGTCTAGCATATTAGATATACCTTTTGGAATTATCGACTTATCTTTAGCCCCAACTCCAGCGGTAGGAGATAGTATTGCTGAGATTTTTGAAGAAATGGGGCTCGAAAGTGCTGGGGCACCAGGAACAACAGCTGCCCTTGCGATTTTAAATGATTGCGTAAAAAAAGGT
Coding sequences:
- a CDS encoding PFL family protein; this translates as MISRYEVQETNKMIQEDNLDIRTITMGINLMDCISDDMNKLCDNIYEKITSKAEHLVETGEIISKKYGIPIVNKRISVTPIALVGGATKANSYVPIAKALDRAAQTVGVNFIGGFSALVHKGCSNADNVLIESIPEALAVTQNVCSSVNVGTTRTGINMDAVKRMGEIIKLTAERTADRGSIGCAKLVVFCNAPEDNPFMAGAFHGVGERDTVINVGVSGPGVVKKALETARGADFETLCETIKRTAFKITRAGQMVAKEASSILDIPFGIIDLSLAPTPAVGDSIAEIFEEMGLESAGAPGTTAALAILNDCVKKGGVMASSYVGGLSGAFIPVSEDHAMIKAAERGALTLEKLEAMTCVCSVGLDMVAIPGATSAATISGILADEMAIGMINAKTTAVRIIPVIGKGVGEQVEFGGLLGYAPIMPVNNYKCDAFIARGGRIPAPIHSFKN